Proteins from a genomic interval of Nocardioides jishulii:
- a CDS encoding TrkH family potassium uptake protein, translated as MPLAFLAAVLLGAVLLSLPISTPGPTRPPVLTAAFTSVSAVCVTGLTTVDTATYWSPFGQAVIVGLIQVGGFGIMTLATLLGMLVGSKLRLRSSLIAQAETHTLNIGDVRHVVRRVAITMLAFEAVFAIMLALRFRARYGDTWAEAVWHGVFHSISAFNNAGFALYSDNLMGFVDDAWIMFPICVAIVAGGIGFPVLFELGRRWRQPRAWTVHTRLTVYGSVVLLVAGIGAFLALEWTNGGTLGGLTAWGKIVGGVTGGVVPRTAGFNSIDYGQITPETMAVNYVLMFIGGGSAGTAGGIKVTTFFLLAFVIWSEVRGERDTNIAHRRIGGDTVRQALTVVLLALAAIAVGTMAILLVTDYTLDVVLFETISAFATVGLSTGITPNLPPAAEITLMVLMYVGRVGTITVASALALKSRHRHFHLPEERPVIG; from the coding sequence GTGCCTCTCGCGTTCCTTGCGGCAGTCCTGCTCGGCGCTGTGCTGCTCTCGTTGCCGATCTCGACCCCCGGTCCGACCCGTCCCCCGGTCCTGACGGCCGCGTTCACCAGCGTCTCCGCGGTGTGCGTCACCGGCCTGACCACGGTGGACACCGCGACGTACTGGTCACCGTTCGGACAGGCCGTCATCGTGGGTCTCATCCAGGTCGGCGGGTTCGGGATCATGACCTTGGCGACACTGCTGGGGATGCTCGTGGGCAGCAAGTTGCGCCTCAGGTCTTCGCTCATCGCCCAGGCCGAGACCCACACCCTCAACATCGGCGACGTCCGTCATGTCGTGCGCCGCGTCGCCATCACCATGCTGGCGTTCGAGGCCGTCTTCGCGATCATGCTGGCGCTGCGCTTCCGTGCCCGGTACGGCGACACCTGGGCCGAGGCGGTCTGGCACGGCGTCTTCCACTCGATCTCGGCATTCAACAACGCCGGGTTCGCGCTCTACTCCGACAACCTCATGGGATTCGTCGACGACGCCTGGATCATGTTCCCCATCTGTGTCGCCATCGTCGCCGGAGGCATCGGCTTTCCGGTCCTGTTCGAACTAGGCCGTCGCTGGCGACAGCCGCGGGCATGGACGGTGCACACCCGTTTGACGGTCTACGGATCCGTGGTCCTGCTCGTCGCAGGGATCGGCGCGTTCCTCGCCCTGGAATGGACCAATGGAGGCACCCTCGGCGGCCTCACCGCGTGGGGCAAGATCGTCGGTGGCGTCACCGGCGGCGTCGTGCCCCGGACGGCGGGCTTCAACAGCATCGACTACGGCCAAATCACACCCGAGACCATGGCTGTCAACTACGTCCTCATGTTCATCGGCGGCGGCTCAGCCGGCACCGCCGGCGGCATCAAGGTCACCACCTTCTTCCTCCTCGCCTTCGTCATCTGGTCCGAGGTACGCGGCGAGCGCGACACGAACATCGCCCATCGAAGGATCGGCGGCGACACCGTGCGCCAAGCCCTCACCGTCGTCCTGCTGGCTCTCGCCGCCATCGCCGTGGGCACCATGGCGATCCTGCTGGTCACCGACTACACCCTCGACGTGGTCCTGTTCGAGACCATCTCCGCATTCGCTACCGTCGGCCTGTCCACCGGCATCACCCCGAACCTGCCCCCTGCTGCCGAGATCACCCTCATGGTGCTCATGTACGTGGGGCGCGTCGGCACCATCACGGTGGCCTCAGCGCTCGCACTGAAGTCC